One window of Manihot esculenta cultivar AM560-2 chromosome 17, M.esculenta_v8, whole genome shotgun sequence genomic DNA carries:
- the LOC110605012 gene encoding uncharacterized protein LOC110605012 — MDGGEGWRVITCAADAQDKTIINRIMHRFRPIAPKPATDGWKQENKSALLTSVRTKRKYVRVKKSNEYYKRRKRKSSDLERAAGEKDDSNDKLLTLQLLPEKTDLAKDSTLDKGSSSGVDLRAKKDHTDPSVLLKSRKQVTGDPICLAFPDRTAAMADNRMIETWVTVESVTDTCMGVVEGLGCTDMEKMNNLKKDTCPGFISDGISRVVWVNEAYRKMVMFRPVEEITVRLAIKEKLLPYLHYQTFTCWVRLQYTWQKEKFSQMVPCDVWKMESGGFAWRLDTKAALSLGL; from the coding sequence ATGGATGGCGGAGAAGGATGGCGCGTGATAACATGCGCCGCTGATGCTCAGGATAAAACGATAATCAACCGGATAATGCACAGATTCAGGCCGATTGCGCCGAAACCAGCAACGGATGGCTGGAAGCAGGAGAACAAGAGCGCTTTGCTTACTAGTGTAAGGACGAAGAGAAAATATGTTAGGGTTAAGAAGAGTAACGAAtactataaaaggagaaaaaggAAATCATCAGATCTAGAAAGAGCTGCGGGAGAAAAAGATGATTCAAACGATAAGCTTTTAACGCTCCAGTTACTTCCAGAGAAAACTGATCTAGCAAAAGATTCAACCCTAGATAAAGGATCTAGCAGTGGTGTTGATCTTAGGGCAAAAAAAGATCATACGGATCCTTCGGTGTTGTTGAAGTCCAGAAAACAGGTAACTGGTGATCCGATTTGCCTCGCCTTTCCAGATCGGACGGCGGCGATGGCAGATAACCGAATGATAGAGACGTGGGTGACGGTGGAGAGCGTGACAGACACGTGCATGGGGGTGGTAGAAGGGTTAGGGTGTACGGACATGGAGAAAATGAATAATCTGAAAAAGGACACGTGTCCGGGGTTTATATCGGATGGTATAAGCAGAGTAGTGTGGGTAAACGAAGCATACAGGAAGATGGTGATGTTTAGGCCGGTGGAAGAAATAACGGTGCGGTTGGCGATAAAAGAGAAACTATTGCCATATCTGCACTACCAAACATTTACGTGCTGGGTTAGGTTACAGTACACGTGGCAGAAGGAGAAGTTCTCACAGATGGTTCCGTGTGATGTATGGAAGATGGAGTCTGGTGGATTTGCATGGAGGCTAGACACTAAGGCAGCTTTAAGTTTGGGTCTTTGA